The DNA sequence ttatctttgataCTCGAAATTTTTAGAGCCATAAGAATCACCTTATTAGCTTTAACTGCTAAAGCTATACTCGAAATGTTCAGATACACGAAATTTTCAAAGTCAAAAGAATTACCTCATTAGCTTTAGAAAACGGAGGTCGAATTGCCGTCCGGATGAGCTTGGGTCaccttcctccttccttggtGTCCCGCGTGGTGAGACCGACGGGGAGAGGGGGAGTGAGCTGGTCGAAGACGAGCGGAGGGATGAGGTCGAAGCTGTCCCTTCTCGAGGCTTGAGTAGTGTCGGGGCGGTGGAGGAGCCGTGGGCGTGGATCTTGCGGCGGAGTGAACGTGGTGGGGAAGGGGGTGTCGCaaaagagaaggggaaaaatgagaggaagaaagagaaaggaggcTTATATAGTGGGGAATGGGTCGGTGGGTTTAAGGGCTGTCCACGGCTTCGCGCCTAACCACGAACCAATTTTGGCGCAAATCACTTTGTCGAAGACTAGAAAGACTATCGTTAAATAACGGTCCATGAGTTGCATTTCCATTGCGCTCGTTACTTCACCAAAGTCTAACAATTCACCGCACCTAAACTTAATCCCCCAAATCATAATCTAGGTAATTCAAGTCCGACGTTGACTAATCCGCTTTTAAATTCTTTATCAAAAAATCTAGCCGTCATAGCTGGCTGGCGTCACAGTACTTTTAATAGATGCCTGTTCATTAAGCCCGAACCGAATGACGATGTTGAATAGTTAGGGGATGCTTTTAACAATATAAATATAGGGTACGAGTACACGGCACTCCATTGTTAACCATCAAAAGCAAAATCATGCCAAATTCCGAGAATCTAGTCCCTAGATCTCCTCGGTTTGGTTCGCGTCTCCTTAACTATGTTCAAActcttggagaaaagattatTGATCGATGCCGACCCAACAAAACAAGTGATAAAACCGAGGGTGGTCCAAACATTAGTGGCGTAATCAAATTGACTTGAATGTTGATGTTACAGTAGACATAAACAAGCGTCTGTAGTCCAACGGTTAGGATAATTGCCTTCCAAGCAATAGACCCGGGTTCGACTCCCGGCAGACGCAGTCCCCAATTTCGTTTTTCCCTGCATATAAAATTTTGTGTTTCCCCGATGTGAATTTGTAGTTTTGTTTGTCGTCTTCCACCTTGGACCTCGTGTGTGCCTTGATGAGGCTCTAATGTGGGAGCTTCAATCAGGATCAAGGTTTCACTTTTCAACTTTCTTCATTCTTCCAACGATCCATTCTTGGTGTTCGGGGAAAAATAGGACGAAGAAACACAGGAGTGCCGAGACATTTCCTGCCATCTCCCTGCGGTTTTTACATCCCTCGATTAAGAGGATCGGGAATTGCGGTTCTAAATTACATGTCGATAGCTAGTCCTGCACTGAGCTGTCGTCAGCTCCGGGAGGAATGAAAGCTGAGAGACGAGCTACACAAATTCAGATACAGCATGAAGCAATGCCCTCTTCGCAACCATGGCAGGCAGTGGCCGGAAGCGGCAACCTAGAAGATTAGGTCGAGTCCACAGGGCAAACCAAAGAAAGCAAGTTGTCAGTGCCTTTGGTATAACTTTATTACGTCGACAAAAATGACGTCACGAATATATCATCCGAGAGGGCGCACCGCATATCGCTACATTTCCTGAGGTGTTTgttggggaaaagaaaaaaaaggaagttgtCGAAAGCATCTAGTGATTATGAGCCAAACCCCGGCATTTCGATGCTCcgaatgctaaaaaaaatggaaggaaatAATCACGACCAAGAAGCTTCTCACTGTCTCCACTTGTAATGTTGCACCGGCGCTGAACTCCCTGAAATTTGTGGGCGCTGAAACCATCTAACTTCTTCCCATAAAGAGAGGCAATCCCACAACACTATCTGATTAGAAATGAGCCAAGCTATAGACTAGAATCCATGCAAGCTGAAAAAGAAGACAGACAGAGGGGTAAGCAAGGGAGGAACAAGAGAGGGAATGTAGAAAAGAACAAGGAACCACACCGCAACCCCCTCGTTTACCAGGTAATACCATTTCAAGGTTCCCCTTTCTTTCATAGAAAAGGGTCACTGATTAGCATGCGATGTTAATCAATACGAGACGGGGGGGCCAAAGGAGAAGAAGCTTTAAAACCAAAAGTCTTGGCATCTCGCcacagacaaaaagaaaaggacgaaaaagaaaagaacatcatCCATTTTGCGCAGAATAGATGCCAACATACCAGAAAGAGAGTCAAGGAGGCAAACAGCCCCTCCTGAAGAAGAGCTCCATGACCGCCATATTcctcttcatcaatctttagtATCATTGCATAATAACCATACACTATACCGGTCGATAATGCCAGGAACCTGCAGTAGGATATACTCTTATTATCATACCAAAATTTCAGATTTCAGACATACAAGATACTTTTATATAGCACGCGATCATGGAATATTCTGTACGATAGTAAATTGAGGTGGGCTCATCAAGTTTATAGTTATGCACAGTGTCAAATGCTCTCCTTTCTCCTGTCACTTCTACTCATGTCATTAGCTTTCATTACATTCTCAAACGTGATTGTCAGGACAGATGTTAAAGGACCACAAAGGGCCAGGAACATGATTTATAAAGCTTCTGCTGGATGTTTCGATCAAACTCCATATAACAAAAGTTTGAATAACCCAGGTATCATCAAAGCATCCACCCCAAGCCAAAGCAACCAAACATTCGAGTCTCATGCGAGCACAGCCTGCACATTCAAGAACTCAACACACTACTATTTCCAGATAGAAATAAGATGATATCAACAAAATGCCCAGAGTCTGCCCCAAACCCAAACATCACAGACTTAACCTATTGTACTTGTCCACCCTAAGAATAAAGAGAACTGTTATCTACAGCTAAGGAGGTCCACCTCTAACTGCTGCCCCATTCTTCACTTGCAATAATTGGCTCAGCAAACTCCATATTTTAAGCAACTATACCGTCAAAGGTCGTTACTTGAGATCCCACTTGGTATCAGATCATTACCTACTACAATTGTCAGAAACAATGCGTAAAATACAAGTCATTGTGTTTTGTGATATCAATTTTACACCTTTTATTAGTATCCGAACTTCAAAGAGGTTCAcaagttttgtgaaaaatggcTTCATTGCCCGTTCGTCAATTCCACATGTTGTCACTAATCAAGCTTGCATGTAAGAGGGAGTTTAAGTATCCCACGTCATTTGTCTCTAGAGTTTCAATAGGCCTAATATTCACGTAGTCCCCATCCACTTATAAGCTTATACATTTGACAATTTCCACTTATAAGCTTATACATTTGACAATTTCCACTTATAAGCTTATACATTTGACAGTTTCAATAGGGTCTTCGATTTTATGGAGTTACAAGTTCATCTCAAGGAAGATAGTGCATCAAGTTGTTCACGGGGGCCAATTGATCCTCTCACCTTGAGATCACAAATGAGAGAATCCCAAAAGAAATTTTGTTCAAGTCATGAAGAACCATCACTTCATATAATGTGCAAAAGGACACTAAGTTGGTAAAATTGGAAGGATTGTAACTACCAATGACTTTATCAATTAGGATGGAAACCCCTAAAGAGATTTAACAAATTAAGATCATGGTACTGTAAGATGCTATCACCAGAATTTAACGACCATGATCTCGATGTAGAACATGCTACATGAGTTCATCCCCTTGCAAACAATTTTCCTTTGTTGTTAGCTACTGCTCAGACAAATATTTGAACTCCTTTATGATGATATTGAATGTTCGGCGAGGTAAATTGATGGCTCAACAAGTAACCTAATCATCTAGATATCTCTCAAATCAAGACTTAATTTCAGCTTTTTAGCCTTTTATCAAGATGGTTCCAATTTAATAGTCAAAGTTGAGAATACATTATGCATGATTCCATTGCCATCTTGTCGTACCTCTATTAATACAAATTGCAAAGTCCAAGGAGATGCAGCCTCTGATCAGTTACATCTTAGGAAAGCAATTTACGTCGAATAGTGCATGGGCAGTCCCTAAACCAGGCCTAGGTTGGCTAGTGCACCAGCGGCCCATGCACAATGATGCCTCTTCAATCTGTATCTTCTTTAAGTAGAAACTTGATCTCAACCACTAACTATCTTGGAGACCACACATTGACTTTTTGACACGAAACTTGGGGTCCGTCTGGTTTCCGAAAagatttttagagagagagagagagagagagagagagagagacctaaaCCTGGGATTGGGTGGGCGAAGGTATTGAATGCATGGACTTGTATGTGCTGGGTGCAATAAGAATGACATAAAAGTTGAATTTAATAATTATATGGCCTTCGTGTTTTCCAATGGAAAGAAAATACTGCAAACATCTTTCTTTCAAGGGAAATTGGACTGCCGTGtttttatatgaaaattttcaaaatactcACCAAACATGTCTTCCTTACTTATTCATTctcaaaggaaaatgaaaacagGATTTCAGAAAGTTCTCTGAAACCAAACACAACCTTGGTCGGCCGGGACTCAGTAGGTAAGCCAACCGCAACTATGTCAAAACAAAACGAATCATCATCACctaaataagagagagagacttactaATATCTAATGCATGCATATTTTGCGCGCTTAAACTTAGAACGGGCATAATCATCATTACTagcatttttccattttgtttaattatgaatgaacatattttaaaagttcaaaCAGTGTGTAAGGGCTAGAGGAGATCAATACACTAATCCTGCTTGGTCGGACAAAGTCTCCGCGCTTGCTGATGTACCAAAGAAACTCTAGATGTCTAAGCcgtgatggttttttttttctccttcacaAAAGATTGCAATTTTAGTGCCCACAACCTTCAAAGCATCTGGTAAAGATATGGAGGAAGCCTCCATAACTATGTTTTGTGTATCCAACACTCAAAAACGATTCAGAAGGAGAAAACCTAGTACTGTAGAAGGTCAACATTTGCCATTACAAATGCTAGGTTGTGAGATGAAATAGCATCTCTGCGGTTTCAGCTCAGGAAACTCTTAATGTGACATGTTTGGCAATTAAGGcgctaaattttattttagagCTCTGGATCCAGATTCTATGTTTCTTTTATCCTTGCGGATGCCTAGTCCTCTACAAGAATTTCAAGCTCTCAGAGCACAGAAACTAAAAAGCAATCAACTCACAGGACAATCCATATGCCTCCAACCAAAGGTATTGTGCCCCACAGCAATCCACATACAAGCGCCGCCACTTGCCGAATCCAATGCAACACATCTCCCAACTGATCCTGCAACATCCACGAACGCACATGATCATTAATGACTGGATTATGCCAACAAAACCTGACTTCGAGAACCAATTCAAATCgttcaaaatcaaatcaattccACTCCAATTGCAGCTAAGCTGATGAATCTATAGCCTCCAGCGATTAAACGCAAGATTATCCATCTTCGGCAGAAAGTAATGCCACATTAACTAAATCTCACATGCTCCTCGGAGCCTAAGACACAGCTCCGAGCGTAACGCCGGGCCAGAACCGAAAAGAAGCCGAGAACTAATGAACCCCCAAACAGTAGGAGCTCGGATTACCTTGTCCCACGAGGCTTCTGGATCCAACAATTTCGCGAGCTTGAACGGAGACAAGTGATCCTTCtggtgttgctgctgctgctgctgattcTGCTTAGCCGATTTACCTTCTTTCATACTTGACCAGAATTCTTCCAATCTCTCGCGAGCAAACGGAGGGCAGGATGCTAATCCTGCGCGGATCGAGAAGAGACTTCTGCTTCGACGCAGGGCTGAGAGCCTCGAGCTCAGCTAGGGTTTCGCAGGAGAAGTTTCAGGTTGACGAAGGCAACAACACTCAGCAGCAACAACGGTATGTTTTTGCAATCATCAACATTataaaacagaaaaattcaATCGACCAGGAGCTTCGTTGCAGATCTGAAGCCGCAGCTATTGGTCCCGCAAGACACGTCcattgggagagagagagagagaagaagtgaAAATCGTTAAATATTCGTGCTACTGTGGAGCGCACGTGATCGCCACCGGCCGGTGGATTTCGGGCCGCCACTTTGTAGCCGCCGGCTGGCTCCGAATTCTGAAACTGGGCCGGGCTGAGAAGTCAAACTTTTCGCGATGATCCGTCAACACTGGACGAACCTGGAAGAACAAATCCATCGGCCCAAGACAGCCTTTGGGCCAGATTGTTGGACGTTTTAGGGAAAAAGCCCAAAAGACAGATCGAGCCTCAGACTttatccaaaaatcaatttgGGAGTCTCCAGGGAACAAGGGCTTTACGCATGGTCCGAGCTCTGCGAATCAGCATGCGTGGATACGACAATTCCACGTGTCCCAATTCCAAAGGGGCATAAactcacaaaaggaaaaaagggaaaaagaaaatattagcgcGTCGTGCATCGTCCTCCGCGACTCACTTTGTTGATGTGCGCGGCGAATAGCGTCAATCATGACTGATGAGCAACTTCGTTTGGTACTATACTATCATATCCGATTATGCAAGCCACGCTATGTACAAGTTGCGAAGTCCTACTTTCTCCTCATATGTCTCCATCTCACTTTTCTCGAAGGTAGGGATTCGAATCCTCCATCTCCCTctttccaaatggaaaaaatgGCCACTGAGACAATCCTCCAGCGATTACATGATATGAATATTAATATgtcataaatgagtcataaaagAGTTTTACAATTTACTTAGAATCTCATTTCATATTGCCTTCAATCACTCTCATCTCAATttgaatatgaaattttctttggATCGGATataaatcattaaatttttattttggttgaaaatatAAGCCACTAGATTTACAATGCAACAAATGAATTAAATGTCGAAAAATTCATGAACCGACTCAAGTCATCCGGTTTGACGGGTCGATTCATAACCAATTGTTTGTTTTAGGTCAagccccccaccccaccccccctcaCAATGACTCCACCTTCCCGTGAACTAAGTCAGCGCCCAACGCCATCGCCCAACGCCATCGAAAGAAgacttttttccccttccggcCTTGGTGAAGGGAACAAAACAAGAGCATAaatggcggcggcggaggaggaggaggaagtcaATTTTCCGTCACTTACACGTGAACCCCGCTCGAGAGTCAACCCATGGTTAACAATTCTCAGTTCTCGCTCCTCTAATTGCCGCGGAAAGAATAATCACCATCTCATAGAGCCAATGCCCCGGCAGGGTCAATTCGAAGTAGGGCGCTACTGGCCAACGCCGCATTGCCCAGCACGTTCCTGTCCATGTGAACGCTTCGGCGAGGGTGTAAACCTACGTAGCACTGATATGATACGGAACAGAAAACACAACACGATATGCCGAcacgtaatttttcaaaaaataaagaatttcgacgTGTTGGGCTTTGAACTTTCTTTGGTTGCGTGCGGAAGTTCAGACACGTGTTGATCGCGTGTCCGAATGTGTCGGGTACATGTCGGACATCAACACGTGTCTGACATGCGTACGAAGACAGCCTGAAGGGCGAGTACGTGCTACATAGGTGTGACACGCGTGGGATTCTGTCATCATCGATGCGTGGACGGGGACGGGGCATTGCATCGTGCGACGACTCCCAAGACCCCGCATGGTCATGATAATTCGACCGACGATGACACGTCTTGTCGGTCGTGGCCAACCCGGAACATCCCCCCTGGGGGCATGAACATGATTTTGACAAAGTTGTTTTCGTGAAACACATGGTGATAGGATTTGAGAACATGAATCCTCTTCATGCTTGAACTGATGCGGGTCTTGCTGATATTCGAAACGAGATCGGACCGATCTACCAGTAGGGGTATTTTcgacaaaataataataataagagtATGCAATCGGACCGAAGTTACTCAAAACTTAGGTTGGATCATCAGGAATTGGCTCGGGAACTAGTTCCAAATTTTGATAAGTGGGCGAGTTCTCGGTTCCAAGTAGTTAGAAATCAAATCGGTTTTGGAATATGTTTTTAgctactattaaaaaaaaatctattctgGCTCGCCTcactttatttgttttttgatggattgtaatttctattgccGATATTAAAGattattgcttttggtggacagtaaattttattatttgtcttttattttaaatcgttTCATTGCTACTTatattattttcttggaaaaaatgaactagaaaaaagaaagaaaggttcTTGGGCAGACCTTGGAATTGactgaaaaaaaatagagtagGTTTCAAATATGTTTCGGGTCAGACaagataggtttcaagttccaaaaatttgaaaccgaTTATAACGAGATCGGCTTCAGAGTCTAGGTTCGGAAGCTATTCATCCGGCCCATGCTCACTCCCTATTTAACAGGCGAGCTTGGGGCGGACATAGGCGCGAGCTCGAGAGCGGTACTCCTGGGAGAAAGGGGTCGATATTCGAGTCTTGTTTATTCAATTAATTTGGAggcaaaggaaaaggagaaaaatacaagtctctttggaaaaaaaaatttatgtggaACGATGATTTCCTGGTTTACCAAATTGGCAACACGACCTACCGCCGCCCCACTCATCTTTTCCAAGTGCACAAGCCTCctctagagaaagagagagcgagagagagaatcgTTCAAAAAGCAGGGGTGGGGGAGTCAAAGGTTGGTGCGAGTCCTAGTCATGAGGCTGCAAGATAAGCGAAGGCGGGCTCGGTGGAGGTCAAATCAGGACCGGCCGATGAAACCCGACACTCCAACAGCCCGACAGGCTACACCCACGCCGATCTCCTCACGTGTCCATTCAATTATGCGGGGCTGAATACTCCACGAGTCACGCATTTTAGCTAAATCTGAAGAAATTAATCGATGGTGATGCCTTTCTTGTAATTGTTAAAACTATTTTCCAGTAAAATGTTcacgtgaaaaatattttacggcTCATTTTCACGTCTCGGTCAAATaccgaaaagaaaattttctttttgaaaaacatttctgAAAATTATCGCATTTTCCGCAAAAGGAATGGAGCCCAAGTTCATGAAACTATATTCTTTTGTTACACAAAGCAATTACCATGTTGACCAAGCCTATTCATCGTGAATCGAGTTGATACCATGCTCTTGCGTTGTGCTATACCGTTTCGCATCACGTCAATCGATGTGGAGATATATCAAATTATAAGATGTATATTTATCATGATAGGTTTGTGAAGAgaagaaataatagaaaaagagaaggaaaaaggggaaaagaaacacaaaaaaaacaaaagatttatATCCATGATAGTATACGTCGGATGAGATGTGTTCTCTCCTGTCAATAGGATAGGTCAATCCACCTATTTAAATGTATTTAGATTGTGAAATAGCATATAAAGATCTCATTGTTCGAAAGAcaactattttgaaaaattacttttcgaaTTCTCGATATTTGGATGACTGAAAACTAATCGATttacgaaaaatttcatgaaCCGAAAAACAACGAGTTTGGAGTGGAGGAAAACggtttttccttttggtaaGAAAGTGCCACTTTCCCTAAAccatcaaataaataaaaaaatttcctaaaaaatattttcctttatcataagattttcaatgaaacaaatGCAACTAAGTTTTTCTTTATTACAAATGCAAAGTCTATCATAAATCCTAAGTGGTAATCTTGACCTTTAACAAGTATAGGAAAGATTATGACGTTTATGACATGGATTCTTACTTTCTCCATGCTGCATGATGTAAAGTATGCATTAAGAACATGAACTAAAGACAAATTACAATTATATTTAAAGAATAAAAGATAGGAAATAAATGACAAAGCCTTCCTCCCCTCCCACAACCCCGTGAGACTTGGGGCGTAAAGATTCCACTGACCTGTAAAAAGTGGTCATAACCCTTCACGATGCGGTAAtacatccaatttttttttttccatccaaCGTATTCCCCCTGGATTTAGGAATAGCGACATGTACTCATAGCTACGGCTCTAACTCGATTATTTCCTAATAATTGATGTACCTCACAAGTCATATTCATTTCTTGACCGATAGTAACTTGACCTTTTAACTACCAGAGCATTATAAATATTAGGCATTTCCGCACCCAAACGAGGGAGTTAGTGAAGAAGAGTTCACCACCGGTTGACACATGCCTCCGAAAAagatcaatttagaattttagaTGATGTATAGCTTCAACTAATACATGAAAGCTGctaatacattaaaaaaaaaaaactatttcgGAAATGTGCATTCGGGGAAGAAAATGATTAATAGAAACTCCGATTCGTATTATTAATATTAATAGCATTAGTAGAAAATGAGAACTTTAATAGGGTCAACGGGCGTAAACAGGCAGCCTCACGCGCATAGCTTTAGATGGGGTGTGGGGCCCGCGCTTTCTCTCAACGTCAAAACCGCGTGGAGAAACACCGAGAGCGCTCATTGGCCCACGAGATTGCCATGGAGCGCTTGACCACCACGTGTAACCTTCGGACCGACACGTTGACTgaatttaatccttttttttttctcgcgaGTAGGTAGActctccgtttgtttcgcaaacaACACGGCGGAAAGctgttttttagaaaaatgacaattttttttaaaaaattgactgaaatatgaaaacgaactgaaaaatattttctgccatttaatgagaaaattttcaaatttttatctttaaatattttttatttttttctttgccagaTTCCGGCCCAAGCGACGCCAAGCGAAAACCCACAGGCGAAGCCGGCCGGGAAGGAAGGTCGAACCGACCTCACCTCGTTGGATCTAGCCAAGCAGCCTTGAGCTCGGCCTTGCCGGGCCCGATTCGGTGAGGTCGGGCCTCGCCTTGCTTGAGTTAGACGAGGGTAGGCCTCGCTCATCGACCGTTGTCGTGGCCGGCaatcgaggaag is a window from the Rhodamnia argentea isolate NSW1041297 chromosome 8, ASM2092103v1, whole genome shotgun sequence genome containing:
- the LOC115736641 gene encoding respirasome Complex Assembly Factor 1-like, with the translated sequence MKEGKSAKQNQQQQQQHQKDHLSPFKLAKLLDPEASWDKDQLGDVLHWIRQVAALVCGLLWGTIPLVGGIWIVLFLALSTGIVYGYYAMILKIDEEEYGGHGALLQEGLFASLTLFLLAWILVYSLAHF